A genomic region of Eucalyptus grandis isolate ANBG69807.140 chromosome 5, ASM1654582v1, whole genome shotgun sequence contains the following coding sequences:
- the LOC120293929 gene encoding phospholipase A1-IIgamma-like: protein MDNFGQVLREVRKQVDLYAGKGETIGITVAGHSLGAALATINALDIVTNGYNAPIDHPENACLVTAFPLASPKVGDENFQATFSLYYHVGEQLLVDSHKSPDLKPLYKGPTGAVAIGHMLETCLHLIAGTQGIDSNEFNVDKRRGIELLNKGMDALKDGSKIPANWLVAKNKNMVQDEVTGDLEIGRSVHPTSPEDN, encoded by the exons ATGGACAACTTTGGTCAGGTTCTAAGGGAGGTCCGGAAGCAAGTCGATCTCTATGCCGGTAAAGGCGAAACCATCGGCATAACAGTGGCCGGCCACAGCCTGGGTGCGGCTTTGGCAACGATCAATGCGCTGGACATCGTGACCAATGGCTACAACGCGCCCATCGACCACCCCGAGAATGCCTGTCTGGTGACCGCGTTCCCCTTAGCCAGCCCCAAGGTCGGGGACGAGAACTTCCAGGCGACGTTCTCCTT ATATTACCACGTCGGAGAACAGCTGCTGGTCGACTCGCACAAGTCCCCGGACCTGAAGCCTCTCTACAAGGGTCCGACTGGCGCCGTGGCAATCGGGCATATGTTGGAGACGTGCCTGCATCTAATCGCGGGCACACAAGGCATCGATAGCAACGAATTCAATGTTGACAAGCGTCGCGGGATTGAGCTGCTGAACAAGGGAATGGATGCTCTTAAGGATGGAAGCAAAATTCCGGCTAATTGGTTGGTGGcgaagaacaagaacatggTCCAGGATGAGGTCACTGGAGACTTGGAAATTGGCCGATCTGTACATCCCACCTCACCAGAAGATAATTAG